In a single window of the Antennarius striatus isolate MH-2024 chromosome 3, ASM4005453v1, whole genome shotgun sequence genome:
- the LOC137592110 gene encoding zinc finger protein ZFP2-like — MSSAEYLREFVNQRLTAAADEIFRFFNTTVVRYEEEIDRQRRLLDICWKPELRLHRIEPPPPEPGCEEETFQADQQLYNQETSSSPDPEPPQIKEEEEEFCTDQDGLLVLKVEPDTFAVSSVYNESDCSLDQDDPEPLQIKEEEEEPCTSQEVEQLELKQETDSFILSSIYEDSEPEPVPQLPLDNSDVEGDEEQRPEEECQEGAYELTPLINKKSVQCEICGKAFRYKSKLKTHLRIHTGERPYSCDTCGKRFSQSSILNAHIRIHTGEKPYSCKICGEDFRFSSGLTVHMRTHTGEKPYPCDICGKRFSQASDLKNHLNIHTDERQYSCDICGKTFSHSKVLTSHIRIHTGEKPYSCQTCGEEFTFSNALKVHVRRSHTGEKPYACNTCDKRFVDMSKLKVHIRTHTGEKPYACKICGKMFIEMSRLKVHTKTHTGEKPFLCKICGKSFIEMSKLRVHMRIHTGERPFTCKTCGKDFRFSGDLTVHMRRAHTGERPYLCKICGKTYFDSSHLARHMRTHTDK; from the exons ATGTCTTCGGCTGAATACCTGAGAGAGTTCGTCAACCAGCGGCTAACTGCCGCCGCCGACGAgatattcagattttttaacACAACTGTCGTCCGTTATGAAGAAGAAATCGACCGTCAGCGCAGATTGTTGGACATTTGCTGGAAACCCGAGCTCAGATTACACAGGATCG agccccccccaccagaaCCTGGCTGTGAGGAGGAGACATTTCaggctgaccagcagctctacAACCAGGAGACGAGTTCCAGCCCGGATCCAGAGCCTCCACAgataaaagaagaggaggaggaattcTGCACCGATCAAGATGGACTGCTGGTACTGAAGGTGGAGCCCGACACCTTTGCTGTGTCTTCAGTTTACAATGAAAGCGACTGCAGTTTGGACCAAGACGATCCAGAACCTCTGCAgattaaagaggaagaggaggaaccgtGCACCAGTCAGGAGGTAGAGCAGCTGGAACTGAAACAGGAGACTGATTCCTTTATTTTATCTTCAATCTACGAGGACAGCGAACCTGAACCTGTCCCCCAGCTCCCCCTCGACAACTCTGATGTCGAGGGGGATGAAGAGCAAAGACCGGAGGAGGAATGTCAGGAAGGTGCTTATGAACTCACACCTCTCATCAATAAAAAGTCCGTCCAGTGTGAGATATGTGGCAAAGCTTTCAGGTACAAGTCCAAACTGAAGACACACCTGAGAATTCATACAGGTGAGAGGCCGTATTCATGTGACACCTGCGGTAAAAGATTCAGCCAGTCGTCGATTTTAAACGCCCACATTCGAATCCACACGGGGGAGAAACCGTATTCTTGCAAAATATGTGGAGAAGACTTCAGATTTAGCAGCGGTCTGACGGTCCACATGAGAACGCACACGGGTGAGAAACCGTATCCCTGCGACATCTGCGGGAAAAGATTCAGCCAGGCGTCAGACCTGAAAAATCACCTAAACATTCACACAGATGAGAGACAGTATTCCTGCGACATCTGCGGAAAAACTTTCAGTCATTCCAAGGTTCTGACCTCCCACATCAGgatccacacaggggagaagccgTATTCCTGTCAGACCTGTGGGGAAGAGTTCACGTTCAGCAACGCCTTGAAAGTCCACGTGAGGCGATCCCACACGGGCGAGAAGCCGTACGCCTGTAACACCTGCGACAAAAGATTCGTGGACATGTCAAAGCTGAAAGTCCACATCAGAACCCACACGGGTGAGAAACCGTACGCGTGCAAGATCTGCGGGAAGATGTTCATCGAAATGTCGAGACTGAAAGTTCACACCAAGACCCACACGGGGGAGAAGCCGTTCCTGTGCAAGATCTGCGGGAAAAGTTTCATTGAAATGTCGAAGTTGAGAgtccacatgagaatccacacggGTGAGAGGCCGTTCACCTGCAAGACCTGCGGCAAAGACTTCAGGTTTAGTGGAGACTTAACGGTTCACATGAGGAGAGCCCACACCGGCGAGCGGCCGTACCTCTGCAAGATCTGTGGGAAAACCTACTTTGACTCGTCGCATCTGGCACGACACATGAGAACGCACACGGACAAGTAG